The genomic segment CGCCTGGCCCGATGCCCCGCATCGCCCGGCGCCGTCTTCCGCGTGAGGCGGCCGCAATCCGCCAACAGAATTGTATCAACCTCTGCACAATTCACTCTAGAGTGAATTGTGATGACGCCGTTTTCGTTATTACGAGATGCATAAGGAGCTATTCCTTGCCGGTTAGATATTCCACCAGATAATATTGATATCCTTTATGAGGGCCGGAGGCCTGCCAGCGCGGCGGGTAGCCTTTTTCGATGACATAGGCTACGGGCATGTACCCCTTATCGGCACATCTGACTTGGGTATTGGCCCAATCTGTATGCCAGGCAGAAAATTTGGCTTTGCTGGCGTCACTATTATCTACCCATTTGAGTTGTTTGCTGCGGCAGAAATATTGCAAACCGATCCAGGTCGGCCCGGGCAGGCGGAAACGGCTGATAATAAACTGGTGGATTTCCGGACGGTCGATAATGGCAAGTCGGCCTTGTGCACCTTTATAATACAGATCCTGGCTTTCTATCTGGGCCTTCTGCCATTCTCCCCAAGAATATCTGAGTTCAAAATAACTTTTGGTGTCCG from the Luteithermobacter gelatinilyticus genome contains:
- a CDS encoding C-type lectin domain-containing protein; protein product: MARSGKNNGHMFKNFMRTLCLVLIPCSLILPAYGQRLPVNEDYQYTGSMQGPVYNPDTKSYFELRYSWGEWQKAQIESQDLYYKGAQGRLAIIDRPEIHQFIISRFRLPGPTWIGLQYFCRSKQLKWVDNSDASKAKFSAWHTDWANTQVRCADKGYMPVAYVIEKGYPPRWQASGPHKGYQYYLVEYLTGKE